A portion of the Paenibacillus hamazuiensis genome contains these proteins:
- a CDS encoding carbohydrate ABC transporter permease, protein MKKETIAPYLFLLPAIVGLGMFKLYPVLSGLRQSFYAPAFLQASETFIGLKNYISLFTDPVFWSSLKISLLFNLFVNPIQIFLAFMLALLLNSKLKHIGIFRGIHFVPVAVSIPTACILWNIMLSPEQGVVNSVLVGLGLEPQPFLTGSKQALASIIGIATWKGVGYWAIFLLAGLQEVPESLYEASSMDGASRFEQFKQVTFPMMKRSLTFVAVSVTVSNFLLFSPMYILTQGGPEHSTNVLMLESYNSAFLYSDTGRASAIVIILLLMTLCIVALQFKFLKAKH, encoded by the coding sequence ATGAAAAAAGAAACCATTGCGCCGTATCTGTTTTTGCTTCCGGCTATTGTAGGGCTCGGCATGTTCAAATTGTATCCCGTTTTGAGCGGGCTTCGGCAAAGCTTTTACGCGCCGGCCTTCTTGCAGGCAAGCGAAACGTTTATCGGCTTGAAAAACTATATATCGCTTTTCACCGACCCGGTATTTTGGAGCTCGCTGAAAATTTCCCTGCTGTTCAATTTGTTCGTGAATCCGATTCAAATTTTTCTCGCCTTTATGCTGGCGCTTTTGCTGAATTCGAAATTGAAGCATATCGGCATTTTCCGAGGCATCCATTTCGTTCCGGTCGCCGTGTCGATTCCGACGGCATGTATATTGTGGAACATCATGCTGAGCCCGGAGCAGGGCGTGGTCAACTCGGTGCTGGTCGGACTGGGCCTGGAGCCGCAGCCTTTCCTGACCGGCAGCAAGCAGGCGCTCGCCTCCATTATCGGCATCGCCACGTGGAAAGGCGTAGGGTATTGGGCGATATTTTTGCTCGCCGGACTGCAGGAGGTGCCGGAATCGCTTTACGAAGCGTCGTCCATGGACGGCGCGTCCCGCTTCGAGCAGTTTAAGCAGGTCACCTTTCCGATGATGAAACGCTCGCTGACGTTTGTCGCGGTATCGGTAACCGTTTCCAACTTTTTGCTGTTCTCGCCGATGTACATTTTGACGCAGGGCGGACCGGAGCACAGCACGAACGTGCTGATGCTGGAAAGCTATAACAGCGCCTTCCTGTACTCGGATACGGGCAGAGCGTCGGCGATTGTGATCATTTTGCTGCTGATGACTTTATGCATCGTTGCTTTGCAGTTCAAATTCCTCAAGGCCAAACATTAG